A window of the uncultured Methanobrevibacter sp. genome harbors these coding sequences:
- a CDS encoding flavodoxin family protein, protein MKILALNGSPRKKGNTNRILDEMIKGCSENGHEVKKYFLDKLDINPCSGCEICAKGKDCRFEDDGAEIINQLAEGASLIVASPIYFGQMTAQLKTIIDRFYSIFNNPDKHFEGKVAIIFTHAYPGDDFYKPYIDLVKAQPFENNTELEIVDTLEVGGVKYIGDADKAAEALKKAYEIGLKF, encoded by the coding sequence ATGAAAATCTTAGCTTTAAACGGTAGTCCAAGAAAAAAAGGTAACACAAATCGCATTTTAGACGAAATGATTAAGGGCTGCAGTGAAAACGGCCATGAAGTTAAAAAATACTTCCTGGACAAATTAGACATTAACCCATGCAGCGGATGTGAAATCTGTGCTAAAGGAAAAGACTGTAGATTCGAAGATGACGGAGCAGAAATCATCAATCAATTAGCTGAAGGCGCAAGTCTGATAGTGGCCTCACCAATATATTTTGGTCAAATGACCGCACAGCTCAAAACAATAATCGATAGATTCTATTCAATATTCAATAATCCAGATAAACATTTTGAAGGCAAAGTGGCTATAATATTTACCCATGCATATCCCGGGGATGATTTCTACAAGCCATACATTGATCTGGTAAAGGCTCAGCCGTTTGAAAACAACACCGAACTGGAAATTGTCGATACATTGGAAGTCGGCGGTGTAAAATACATTGGTGATGCTGATAAAGCAGCAGAAGCTCTTAAAAAAGCATATGAAATAGGATTGAAATTCTAA
- a CDS encoding pyridoxamine 5'-phosphate oxidase family protein, translating to MSDVIKFLEENSLIYLATSGLDGNAKVRPILFYFEEDEKPYFCTANNKPMFKELDANPNCEMVVATPEFAWLRIAGKVEFTDSLNLKQKVIDSNELVKALYETADNPLFEVFTVTGKATIADFSGNPPKSYEL from the coding sequence ATGAGCGATGTAATAAAATTTTTAGAAGAAAACTCTTTAATATATTTGGCAACTAGTGGACTTGACGGAAATGCAAAAGTAAGACCAATATTATTTTACTTTGAAGAAGACGAAAAACCATACTTCTGCACTGCAAACAACAAACCTATGTTTAAGGAATTAGATGCAAACCCTAACTGTGAAATGGTTGTTGCAACTCCTGAATTTGCATGGTTAAGAATCGCTGGAAAAGTAGAATTCACTGACAGCCTAAACTTAAAACAAAAAGTAATTGACTCCAATGAATTGGTTAAAGCATTATATGAAACTGCAGACAACCCATTATTTGAAGTATTCACAGTAACCGGTAAAGCAACTATTGCTGATTTCTCCGGAAACCCACCAAAATCCTACGAATTATAA
- a CDS encoding methanogenesis marker 8 protein: MNDRHVIEALGKAEVVIENGKITYIGEPVVDYCSIFDNGQHNGDLTKEFIKSNINKRIDEFGMCTPQRSIDVEDTMSFGTSETLKTNIINGNVDCVVGACEGVGTLLIDDAELVQGVGGRVSALISTTPIDEVMDKVGRENVLNPETAELNPLKGLEMAIERGYKNIAITIIPTEMVRDLRQYPKPEYVNIYIFVAHTTNVSKKEAEMLFDYADVISGCSSINIRETAEERKPYYAGKKVPLYAVTENGKRLLNERLEYIGYGLCEKKYPQDFTQSPKPLI; encoded by the coding sequence ATGAATGATAGACATGTAATTGAAGCATTAGGAAAAGCTGAAGTCGTAATAGAAAACGGAAAAATAACCTACATTGGAGAACCGGTAGTTGATTACTGTTCCATATTTGACAATGGTCAGCATAATGGTGATTTGACAAAAGAATTTATCAAATCCAACATTAACAAAAGAATAGATGAATTTGGGATGTGCACCCCACAAAGGTCAATTGATGTTGAAGACACAATGAGCTTTGGAACCAGTGAAACATTAAAAACCAACATAATCAATGGGAATGTTGATTGTGTGGTTGGAGCATGTGAAGGAGTCGGGACATTGCTGATTGATGATGCAGAACTTGTTCAGGGAGTTGGAGGAAGAGTTTCCGCATTGATAAGCACCACTCCAATTGATGAGGTCATGGATAAAGTTGGAAGAGAAAATGTTTTAAATCCTGAAACTGCAGAGTTAAATCCATTAAAAGGTCTTGAAATGGCAATTGAAAGAGGATATAAAAACATTGCAATAACAATTATTCCAACAGAAATGGTTAGGGATTTAAGGCAATATCCAAAACCTGAATATGTCAACATATATATTTTCGTAGCACATACAACCAACGTTTCCAAAAAAGAGGCGGAGATGTTATTTGATTATGCTGATGTGATTTCAGGATGCTCCTCCATAAACATACGGGAAACTGCTGAAGAAAGAAAACCATATTACGCTGGAAAAAAAGTTCCATTGTATGCAGTGACCGAAAATGGAAAAAGATTGCTCAATGAAAGATTGGAATATATTGGATATGGATTATGTGAAAAAAAGTATCCTCAGGATTTCACTCAAAGTCCTAAGCCATTAATCTAA
- a CDS encoding helix-turn-helix domain-containing protein produces the protein MKKIKDYDDNCPIDDTLKLISKKWVIFIIRDIFLGKKQFSEFLEEKTLSNRVLTDTLKFMEDNDLITKQVFENDIKTEYSLTQKGFNLNKILYNMLEYGLNEVNSGNLSEKQKEELLNEYETLFKIND, from the coding sequence ATGAAAAAAATTAAAGATTACGATGACAATTGCCCCATAGATGATACATTGAAATTGATATCAAAAAAATGGGTGATATTTATCATCAGAGATATATTCTTAGGAAAAAAGCAATTCAGCGAATTTTTAGAAGAAAAAACATTGAGCAACAGAGTATTGACAGACACACTCAAATTTATGGAAGACAATGATTTAATTACAAAACAAGTTTTTGAAAATGACATCAAAACTGAATATTCACTAACGCAAAAAGGATTCAATCTAAACAAAATTCTCTATAATATGCTGGAATACGGCCTCAATGAAGTAAACAGCGGAAATTTATCTGAAAAACAAAAAGAAGAATTATTAAATGAATATGAAACACTTTTCAAAATCAATGATTAA
- a CDS encoding ATP-binding protein: MIIRETYLKKIRKFIDEEEIKVITGLRRSGKTYFLKQIINELKENGINDSNIIYLPLESAKYDKIKTHEDLNNFIFNETQNVEGKIYLFFDEIQLIKDWQKSINAYRIDLDADIYITGSNSEILSGELATLLSGRYIKIEMFPFSFNEILEYHKMKNGQITSNDEIKIFNEYMKYGGLPRTLNFNEEEKIDYLTDIFSTIVLKDIISRNNIRDVVFLERLIKFIIVNTGEIFSVNSIRNFLKHEGISVSTNTISNYLKQIEDAYIIIKSKREEIKTKKILTTNEKYYCIDPGFYEIQTGFNKSRGKILENIVFLELLRRNYKITIGNIDGLEVDFVCQKPNKTIYVQVSESILDEATRNREFRSLEKINDNYLKYVVTLDNWDYSKNGIHHMNIIDFLKDTNI; encoded by the coding sequence ATGATAATTCGTGAGACTTATTTGAAAAAAATTCGTAAATTCATTGATGAAGAAGAGATAAAAGTTATCACAGGCCTTAGAAGATCAGGTAAAACCTATTTTTTAAAGCAAATAATAAATGAACTTAAAGAAAATGGAATTAATGATAGCAATATAATATATCTCCCGTTAGAATCTGCAAAGTACGATAAAATTAAAACACATGAAGACCTGAACAATTTTATTTTTAACGAAACACAAAACGTTGAAGGCAAAATTTATTTATTCTTTGATGAAATCCAACTTATTAAAGACTGGCAAAAAAGCATTAATGCATATAGGATTGATTTAGATGCTGACATTTATATAACTGGCTCAAATTCGGAAATTTTATCCGGAGAGCTCGCAACACTACTTTCAGGAAGATACATTAAAATAGAAATGTTTCCTTTTTCTTTTAATGAAATTTTAGAATATCATAAAATGAAAAATGGGCAAATAACTTCAAATGATGAAATAAAAATATTTAATGAATATATGAAATATGGCGGTCTTCCAAGAACTCTAAATTTCAATGAAGAGGAAAAAATTGATTATTTAACTGATATTTTCTCAACAATTGTATTGAAGGACATTATATCAAGAAACAACATTCGTGATGTTGTATTTTTAGAAAGACTGATTAAATTTATAATAGTAAATACCGGTGAAATTTTTTCTGTTAACTCCATTCGAAATTTTTTAAAACATGAAGGGATATCTGTTTCAACAAATACAATTAGCAATTATCTAAAACAAATTGAAGACGCATATATTATAATTAAATCTAAAAGAGAAGAAATCAAAACTAAAAAAATATTAACAACAAATGAGAAGTACTATTGTATCGATCCAGGATTTTATGAAATCCAAACAGGATTTAATAAATCAAGAGGAAAAATTTTAGAAAATATTGTTTTTTTAGAACTTCTTAGAAGAAATTACAAAATTACCATTGGAAATATTGATGGACTTGAAGTGGATTTTGTATGTCAAAAACCTAACAAAACAATATATGTCCAAGTATCCGAAAGTATATTGGATGAAGCTACCCGAAATCGAGAGTTTAGAAGTTTGGAAAAAATTAATGATAACTACCTTAAATATGTGGTAACACTTGATAATTGGGATTATTCAAAAAATGGAATACACCACATGAATATAATTGACTTTTTAAAAGATACAAACATCTGA
- a CDS encoding tyrosine-type recombinase/integrase — protein sequence MDNELIEEIHIMKNHSEGTERIYKHAVKKYTEFCGMSLKELLDEAEAEEDAGIKWKRRKLKRRLLTFRQYLLDNFSLNTVKAMFTPILVIYRYYEIELFELPPINKKAANTSTPIQFEDLPDKEIIRKAVDVATPTIKPIILFMASSGCARMETLNLTIGDYIEAVSEYTNETNIFDIIEDLGNCEGVVPTFHIKRQKTGKHFTTFCSPEATLAINNYLLWRIDSLLDRRRLFKVDPNYFTHGFSLVNERLNLGKVGNYNRFRSHMLRKFHASALYNDGMPMEKVNELQGKAKNQTDTAYFMANPDDLKEEYIQHLPALTMSKEIEKITVKSPEFIKMEKENAEYKKRMDGIDEEIRQLKKEVLMNIK from the coding sequence ATGGACAACGAGTTAATTGAAGAAATACATATTATGAAAAATCACAGTGAGGGAACGGAGCGAATCTACAAACACGCTGTGAAAAAGTATACTGAATTTTGTGGAATGAGTTTGAAAGAACTCCTAGACGAAGCAGAAGCAGAAGAGGATGCAGGTATAAAATGGAAACGCAGAAAATTAAAAAGAAGACTGTTGACATTTAGACAATATCTTCTTGACAATTTTTCATTGAATACTGTAAAAGCAATGTTCACACCTATACTTGTAATCTACAGGTATTATGAAATTGAACTTTTCGAATTGCCTCCAATAAATAAAAAAGCTGCAAACACATCTACACCCATACAATTTGAGGACCTGCCAGATAAGGAAATCATCAGAAAGGCCGTAGATGTGGCTACACCAACAATTAAACCTATCATATTATTTATGGCATCGAGCGGTTGTGCCAGAATGGAAACACTAAACCTGACAATCGGAGATTATATTGAGGCAGTAAGTGAATACACAAACGAAACCAATATCTTTGATATAATTGAGGATTTGGGTAACTGTGAAGGCGTAGTTCCAACATTTCACATCAAAAGACAAAAAACAGGAAAACATTTTACCACATTCTGCAGTCCTGAAGCAACTCTTGCAATAAACAATTACCTGCTGTGGAGAATAGACTCTTTACTTGATCGCCGTCGACTTTTTAAGGTAGACCCTAATTATTTTACACATGGCTTTTCACTTGTAAATGAAAGATTAAACTTAGGTAAAGTAGGTAACTACAACCGTTTCCGCAGCCACATGCTGAGAAAGTTTCATGCAAGCGCATTGTACAATGACGGCATGCCAATGGAAAAGGTAAATGAATTGCAGGGAAAGGCTAAAAACCAAACTGATACTGCTTACTTTATGGCCAATCCTGATGATCTGAAAGAAGAATATATTCAGCATTTACCTGCACTTACCATGAGCAAGGAGATTGAAAAGATTACCGTCAAATCTCCAGAGTTTATTAAGATGGAAAAGGAAAATGCAGAGTATAAAAAACGAATGGACGGTATTGATGAAGAAATCAGACAGCTTAAAAAGGAAGTCTTAATGAATATCAAATAA